The following nucleotide sequence is from Betaproteobacteria bacterium.
TGTACGCCCAGCGCACCGCGAGTTCGAGCGTGCGCCGCGCATAGAAACAGGCCGTACGCGGATCGGCATGGACCGCTGCCTCCGCCCGCGCCGCCGCATCGAAGACCGCGGACCATTCGCGCTGGAGGAAGGCGAACTGGCTCACGCTCCCGCCCAGCATCGGTGGGGGCAGCCCGGATTGCGTCGGCATTGCCCTCGAATTGCAATCAGGCGTCCCCCGGTTGCAATCGCTCTCCGGTGCAGTTGCTTGCGGAGCAAGGACTTACGCGAGCCGTGCCCATCGCCGATTGCTATGTTCATGACGACGGTTCCTGCGGGTTGCAATTCGATGATCCTACTTGAGGGAACCAGCGAGCTGCCTTGGTTGCCCCTACGCTGTAGACCAAACCCTCCTTCCGCAACTCCCGCAGCAACACCTGGATCTGACTCCGGGCGAGCGCCGGGAGGACTTGGCGGAACTCGTCCATTTTGCCGCCCATCGCG
It contains:
- a CDS encoding DUF4145 domain-containing protein, with the protein product MSQFAFLQREWSAVFDAAARAEAAVHADPRTACFYARRTLELAVRWAY